GGCGTGGCGCGCTACCAAGGATGTCACGGGCATAATTGACCCTTTCCTGGAGTCCCTGTAATTTTTTTTCTATATTCATAATATTAGAATTCAAGCAGATTTTCTGTTTTCTCAATAAGGAAGGGAATGTTGGACTTCATGCCAGCACCGCTTGAGTCCCCGCCGTTGAGTTTCAGGTCGTTCAAGAATTCCAGACCGCGTTTCTTGGCTTCTTCCAAATCTTTACCCCAGATGATGGCCAAAGCGAGGTTTGGGTCATATTCTGTGGGAATCTGGTAGGTTCGATCAAGAGGGACATGTGTATGCATACTGAGCCAGTCACAGTCGGTCCATTTCAATTCTTCGATTTTACCGACCCAGGGTGTGAAGCCTTGAGTGGTATCTTCAGCAATAAGCCTGTATTCAATGCCAACGCCCTTGAATGAAACATCATCCTGAGTATACCCGAGATCTTCCCCGAGACCGATACGTATTTGTTCTCTGATAAGATTGACGTTGCTGTTGCCGTTCACTGAGGCAATACAAGCGGAAACACCGTTTTCAACCTGGATACGGGTGTTGACTTCCATGAGAAACGGTTCGCCGTTCGGAGTGACAATCCATTCCCAGGTGCCCACATTGTCGTATTTGATTTCACGCGCAATGGAGAGGGAATACTTCGTAATATCATCCATTAATTTCTGGGCGTCAAAACTGTATTGCATATCCTGCGGTCTGAATCCGGGGGCGACTTCAATACGTTTTTGCAGGCCGGGACTTTGCACGGAACAGTTACGGGTTCCAAAATGAACCGGATTTATGCCGGTACGGTCCGAGACTATTTGTACTTCCAGATGATTGAAATTGAACACGCGTTGCTCAATGAGCACACCTTCGTCATTGAATGTACGGAGCGAGTAATTGCGAATTCGGCGATAGGTTTGCCTGAAACGGGCCATATCTTCGACTTCATCAATGCCCATGCCGCCACCGCCTGCCGAGGCTTTCACAAGAACAACAGGACGGGAGATGCCCATCTTTGTCTGGAAGTCAAAAAGGCTTTCAGCAATGGCTTCAGCTTCCAATTCATCATAAATTGCACGGTCAGAGCCGGGTACGGTCGGAACGCCGATTGTGCGGGCCAGTCGTTTGGTGTTGATCTTGTCGCCCAGATCACGGATAACTTCCCATGAAGGACCAATGAAAGTCATGGGACGGTCTCGTTCAACGACCCGTCGGGCAAAACGGTAGTTTTCCGAAAAGAATCCGTATCCCGGATGGATGGCGGTTGCACCGGATTCGTCGGCCACAGAAAGAATGTCGCCGGCATCAAGGTAGTTGTGAATACGGTAGAGTGATTTGTCACCGCCCAGCTTTCTTGCAACGTCAATATGGCCGGACTGGGAGTCTTCTTCAGTATACAGGGCTACAAACGGCACGCCCAGATCGGAGCAGGCCTCCATGATCCGAACGGCGATTTCGCCCCTGTTGGCAATGAGTACTTTATTTCCCTGAATGCTCACGGTTTGCTTATCTCTTGTTTATAGTAAATGGAAGGTGCTTTAGTTAACGGTTCTTCACGGTTCTGGCAAATTTTTCATTTTCATTTTTTATCTTTTATTTCAATCATTTGCCATGAAACAGTTGTTTTAATTATTGAAGTGGATTTTTTACTAAATAATGTGTAAAAAGTCAGTCCGCCCTAATAAAGAGCTATTTTTTTGTCATAATTGTTAATGTTGTGAATTTAGGGCGCAGAGGAGTTCTGTATGAATTACGTTATTGTAGGAAACGGTGTTTCAGCCATTGGTGCCATCGAGGGGATTCGGCAAC
The genomic region above belongs to uncultured Pseudodesulfovibrio sp. and contains:
- a CDS encoding biotin carboxylase N-terminal domain-containing protein; the encoded protein is MSIQGNKVLIANRGEIAVRIMEACSDLGVPFVALYTEEDSQSGHIDVARKLGGDKSLYRIHNYLDAGDILSVADESGATAIHPGYGFFSENYRFARRVVERDRPMTFIGPSWEVIRDLGDKINTKRLARTIGVPTVPGSDRAIYDELEAEAIAESLFDFQTKMGISRPVVLVKASAGGGGMGIDEVEDMARFRQTYRRIRNYSLRTFNDEGVLIEQRVFNFNHLEVQIVSDRTGINPVHFGTRNCSVQSPGLQKRIEVAPGFRPQDMQYSFDAQKLMDDITKYSLSIAREIKYDNVGTWEWIVTPNGEPFLMEVNTRIQVENGVSACIASVNGNSNVNLIREQIRIGLGEDLGYTQDDVSFKGVGIEYRLIAEDTTQGFTPWVGKIEELKWTDCDWLSMHTHVPLDRTYQIPTEYDPNLALAIIWGKDLEEAKKRGLEFLNDLKLNGGDSSGAGMKSNIPFLIEKTENLLEF